The following nucleotide sequence is from Hemitrygon akajei chromosome 22, sHemAka1.3, whole genome shotgun sequence.
ctgatatctTCTGTACAAATCCCATAAACATCAATTCCCCAAATATCTAAAATTAAAACCTTATAAATTTTTGTTCAAATATTCCAAATTTGAGATGAATGAAATTTATCAGTGCATAAGTTTATATAAATACATCACCAATGAACCTTATTCTGTAGGCAAAGTGGAAGTGGATTGGGAGAAGCACATTTATGATTTAGTCAAACCTACCATGAAGGAGATTTGTTGTGAAATGAAACCTCTTGCTGAGTGAAACTAAAGTTGTTATGTAAATACCCATGGTACTTAATGCTTGCATTCCTCTGCACAGCTCaaacatcttcagctgcttcatcagagATGAGTTAGTTAGAAGGGTGGTGCTCTTGTGTTTgcaagtacagttggccctccttatccgcgagggattggttccaggatccctcgcagataccaaaaaacactgatgctcaagttccttattcaacctgtctcaatgcggtggaacCAGCGGAACCCCGGATCTTATTTAACCtctctcagtgcggtggacattaggacctggcggcagagctctgaatccgcggtgtttctgttcacgaaaaaatcacgatcacgattgaaaataaagtgattggaaagaagtgaaacgccattggtcattggaaaagtgttaggctacagtcagtcaatgataggaaaaattttaaaggataaagtgagaaaggccctgccccgatgaaagctacaattactaagcaacgcagtggtttaattatcgggttttgggtttttgatcctccacatcaaccggGCATAGAtctcccgagcccggcgctgaaacatacatttcttaagtgttttatatgcatagaaaggtagaatatatactatataccaagactacctgacgctaaataataccagatgtacctgttccaacttacttagtaagagaacttccagatttttttcgatcccgatccacgataacctacacacatcctcccgtatactttaaatcatctctaggttacttacaatacctaatacaatgtaaatgctatgttaaatagttgttatactgcattgtttagggaataatgacaagaaaaaaagtctgtatgtgctcgaacaacaagtgctggaagagcacttccgggttttctcgattcgtggttggttgaattcgcacatgCGGAACTCGAGATAcagagggccgactgtagacaTGTATTGTGCAACAGTGATTGCCAACAAAAGAACATCCGATCATCTATATACAGCATTCAGTATTATTACTCATGCTAAACCCCAAGCATTGACTGAGTGATGGATAATCCTTAACAATTTATcagtagttattacccctcaggcattggatccagagaggataactttacTGTCCCAGGTAGTGTTAATCTGTGTGTTTGAGTGTACATAGTATTTTCTAAAATCTGTCATTACAGTTCATATTTTTCTTTGTCACTTTTCTATTTAATTATCATTAATTATTAttgttacttttttttatttttgtagttgcagtttgttgtcttccacACTGGTTGTGCACCCtgttagtgcagtctttcattgattctataatggtACAGCAAAAAAtttgtatattaatgtcattgTTTGGCATTCTGTCTTATTTAAGGTGTGCCGGTTTAGAGTTGCCAAGAGGATGCTGTGGTGTAATGATTCCGAAAATGAAGCTAGTGATACAAATTTAGATGATTCAACCAAGTTACCTGCTATCAACTTCACAGGTGTTCAAAGTTGCACAATTTCTGATGGCCCCTTGGATTTTAAGTGTGGAACTCCAAAGCGGGCTGCTTTAATTAATGTGGGAGGTTCAGACTTCAGAAGCTGTGACCTTGCATTATCTAATGAAGTTGAATGCTGTCAGCTGGATCCCAGCCACTCTTCTGCCTGCTTGTCCAATGAAGTGGTAACAAGTGAGAGTGATGATGAAGAAATTCTAGAAATTCCTCTGTCAAAAAGGCTGAAGATAAAGCTTGCTGAGAAAATGTTTGACAAGCCTAATTGCACAATTTCCAATTCTAGTCAAGAAAATTACAGTCAGGTCCATGGTAGACTTCAGTGCAGTCAAATTGATCCAAAGATTAAGTTAGCTGATGTCATTGAACTTAAAGACCAAACTAGAGAACCTTCACTTATTCGTCAGAGAGCTGTCCCTTCCCGTTCAACGTGGAGCATTTCAGACTCTGATGATGAACTCTGTGTATTGCAACCAGTAAAATCATGTGAGCCATACTCAAATTCAAATCAATCCTGTATCAATGATCTTGCATCTTGCAAAGACCTATTATCAGCTGGCTCTAACCATAAGAAAAAGGCTAAACAGACCTCATCAGAAATGGGAAGAGCTAAACAGGAGGCACTGAAAAAATGTCAAGAACGAGAGCTGAAGAGAGCGGAGAAAGAAAATATTCGTAGACAACAAGAAGAAGAAAAAGCTACAAGAAAGATGTTGGCTGGCATTGAGAAGATGTTGCGACCAGGGGAATGCCTGAAACATATACAAGTCTCAATTGATCCAGGTTAGTTTTTAAAAACAAATCTGATGTAATAAATAAAGAATGAAATTATTTGTGAAATCACAGTAGCGTTAGTTATTCTTACAATAGTTACCTAGTTTAATAATGTGAAAAACACTACATGTTCTGCATGTAAGAGATTCTATATGAAATAAAATTTGGAAGTGTTTCAGAACTGGTTGCAAAACCTAACTGACAGGCTTTATGTGTCTTTGAATGTATTCACTTCTACACCAGTTAAATGAGCAGGACAGAGCTGGAAGAAAACTGATAGAAATTTCTTTGCTGCATTTGCTATGGTTTAATGATGCAAGCATGAATATGTTGGAACCTGTGTAGAGTGGAGAAGCTGAGCCTTGAAATAACAGAACATGCTTATGGGCTAAAATTGTTCTAATTGAACAATCTACTGAAAAGAGCTACTGAATTTTCAATGGCTGGCAAAGATTTAAAATTGTCTGTCAGTACGCCAGCAATCTTCTCCTTTGTTTTCCAAAGTAGCCTAGGATAGATTTTGTCAGGCCTTGAAGATTTATTCACCTTTTAAGCTTGTTGAAACGTGATACCGCAACCTTTAACACAAAAGTGTTCTAGAATTttgttaacaagataaaatctgcagatgcaaaaatttgcagatacaaaattccctaaaagtggtgtcacaggtagatagggtagtaaagagagcttttggtacattggcctttataaattaaagtattgagcataagagttggaatgctatggtgaggttgtataaggcattggtgaggctgaatttggagtactgtgagcagttttggccactgaattacaggaaggatattaataaggttgaaagagtgcagagaaggtttacaaggatgttgctgggacttgagaaactgagttacagagaaaggttgaataggttaggactttattccctggagcatagaagaatgtgtATAAAAttctagaggtgtataaaattatgatgggtataaataaagtgaatgcaagcagactttttccactgaggctagggaagaaaaaaaaaccagaggatatgggttaaaggtgaagggggaaaagtttaaagggaacatgggggggggggggggggggcttcttcacacagagtggtgggagtgtggaatgaactgccagatgaagtggtaaatgcgaactcacttttaacatttaagaaaaacttggacaggtacatggatgagaggtgtatggaggaatattgtccaggtgcaggtcagtgggactaggcagaaaaatggtttggcacagccaagaagggccaaaaggcctgtttctgtgatgtaatgTTCTTATGGTtctatgctggaaatccaagtaatacacaaaatactagaggaactcagcaagctaggcagcatctatagaaatgagtaCAATCAGCAtcatggcccaaaacatcgactgtttattcctctccatagatgctccctggcctgctgagttcctccagcatcgtgtgtgtgttgctagaattTTACTGTTCCTTTCCCCGATTTATCTAGTTACAATGTCTTTCTCTTTCATGAGAAGTATTCATTGTAAAGCTCATTCCTGGCTTCATACACTGACTTCACTTTCCTAATGGTTCTAATTCTTTCCTCCTTTCTCTTAAAATTCTCAGGATcagggattttccttaatcctgccacaAGTGAGATTTCATGCTTCCTCTTTGCTTTCCTGATCTATATGTTTTCCTGTACGCTTCCTATACTCCTGAAAGTCCTTCCCTGTTTTCAATTCTCTATATTGCCAGTTGCTCAAGTTCTCATTAATTTTATACACCCTCAAATGCTTTGATATTCGATGTTTCCTTGCCTTTCTGTCCTCTCCCCCCCTCATTACGAGAACACAATCAatcctgaaatattaactataTCACATTTTGGTGCTTTCACCTTGCCATTGAAGACCTACCTGCAAGTTGCTTCCCCAGTTTACTTTTACCAGATCCTGTCTAATGATATTGAAACTGGATTCTCCATTTTCATAACTTCTTTGAAACATAAAAGTTATGGTCATAAGTTTTAGAATCTTCCACAGACCTATAACCACTTATCCAGCTGCATTCTCTAAGATTAGGTCTACTACTGCCTTTTCTCTGATCTATTTCTGACTCAGAAAGCCAGTTGTACTTTAAAAATTCTGAGCTTTTTATACTAGAATGCTTCCAGTTAATTTTGGGGAATTTAAAGTCCCCTACTACTATAACTCTATTACTGACACATCTCTGATATTTCtaattcatcttgaatttataaactaattcaaaggaagacactggAGTCTGAAATGCGAGTCTAACTTCGTGTTTTATTTTAAGCAAGGTACACACACATtgtgcaattcatgtatttatatgtGTGATTTACTGGGAATCCATGATTTTGTCTCTGTGAACGGCACGTGATGACATATCCCCAACGGTATAAAAGAGCAACGCTAACTGCTGCGGGGAGTCGAGTTGGAAGGAGTCGCAGTCGCATGGACAGGAGTCATTTCAGTCAATGGGaaaagagagtgagagtgaagattgtaaagaacccagaaggaGTGGGTTAGTCGGCAGCACGCTGTGCATTTCGAATTGTGACTGACATTTTGTGAAATCCATACATGGGTGTTGTGCGGTGGCCATTCTGGTGAAAGGGAAACAACCCCTGCGAAAGGGACAGTTCCTGTCAGTTATGTTGTGAAATCTCGCTCTTTGTGGACTCTTCAGAGATTCTTCGGAACATTACGTCACGGCTGGGAGTAGCCGCAACTGCTACTTCGTTTATCCCCGTGGACTTCAAGAAAGGTACTCTGCGCTGCTGCAAACTTCGGTAACTGTGTCTTTTCCTCAGTGAGATCGCTTCTCCACTGCATTGTGTATCTCCAAGATCGCTTCTCTGCTGTATTTTGAATCCCCGTTTCTTTGAGAATCACCTCTTCGCCACATTTTGAATCTAAAAGTCTCTCCTCTCAACTACCCCGTGAATCACTGAAACTGCCATTCTAAGACTGTGCTGGAGTAAGACTTTGTTAAGAATTGTTTCTAAGTTTAAACTACTTGGGAGCTGTAGACGCATAGcgctgttaacttctgtttaagtTAGTCACTTGTTTAATTTTCTATGGTTCTGCATGAGTGTTAATATAtttcattgtttttcttttgtattttttttattgaagttcatcatcaaacaaacatttccataaaatgtatttcagacattgtacatatatatcaaataatcatatatatcacaaatctccacaaagtattaaTCTGAGGTatatacttatagaaaagagtggaaagaaaaaacaagcaaaaggaaaaaacaatgtacaagtagggagtgatttttttttaacaacatattcattgatttgtgagaataaaatcaggcctatgaggcattatgtagttaaaccatttttcccagtatgaatcaaattgttctggcttatgattaacagatgctgttatcttcttcattttgtaaatgtccattgtaatttccatccatgcatttaaagttgggctctcctgtgataaccatttcctagtaagagtctttttactagCCACCAAcggtatattcattaaatatttatctcttttcaatcattcttgaggtatataaccaaaatatatggtcttactctctaagggtatttcacatttaaagatgtctggtagggcattgtgtatccccctccaatagtttttgataacagggcagtcccaaaaaatatgatgatgatttgctttttgagagggtgtaataaaatatcttatcaagtttttttcatccaaactccctccatttctgtgaactggtacacttccattgatacctccatattattgtccattcttcctcagatataattaacCCCCCTTCCTTcgcccattttgttttaatgtatgaagttgaatgtgttttaagatttgacaaccccttatacatgcttgaaatgattctactgtggtgacccactttccagcgcactcgaaccggctcacaaaatggtgcaggccggccccaaaaagggcgccaggccttctttaccagcaaggggaaaagcctgcgcgcgggaagggactgtgaatatgtgccctgtacagcattcccgcccggggacgGCGGAAATGGAAAtgcttaaaagcgaggccgcaaagtttgaataaatcttttacgcaactgctactcaccgtctgcgtgtcgttattccagcgctgtgtgtagcacaccgctacactacTACCATtatacttgccttggttacatttttaagcgtcttattaacatattgtcgcatctgtaaataccgatttaAAAATCTTgattttctaataagtgtttctctttaagcatttcaaaactgaacagtgttccttctttcattatgttgcaaagaactgttattcctttagctgtccagtccttaaatctagcatccagtttattcggcgtaAAATCAGAGTCtaatgcacaccatttaagaattgcaatatctccctctagattatattcttttatagtagttttccatattataagagtcaatttcacccatgggttatcaatagtatttatgtacctttgcaggttgttatcagccacaattgcttgtatggggatgggaagtacccactccacaatgtttttccattgaatgTCATATGataggttgcaccaacatatcacagctctcaactgtgctgcaaaataataatctctaagagaaggtaggccccattcccccttttcctttgttaattgcaaagttttgagacgaactctaggccttttaccttgctaactataccttgataacatgttgtttcattcattgaattgattttgattaatctctattcaTAGGgcctgaaagagatataatagtctgggcagtatattcattttaatagactcagtccttgaactgagactgaaaaaaggaatcaggttccatcttgccatatcatccttaatttttttgtataaaggctgataattacattctgataattttgccaaatcttttgaaagaaaaatttgaaggactctgtttgccatgcccagggatatctactttcaatttctcttggtgggctacagtaatatgaaagtaattgggttttatctatgttgatcttgtatcctgataattgaccatattgttcaaaggattgcatcaatttaggtaaagagtatgttggttgccctagatagatcaaaatgtcatccgcataacaagccaatttatgctctgtcactttaatagtaattcccctgatatcttcattttgtctgatgtattgagctaatggttccagatataatgcgaagagtagcggtgaccatgcacaaccctgtctcgtacccctttctagggtaagactatttgataaatatccattgattttaatcctagcagtagggttgttatatagtgtctgtatagttttaataattgtgtcttggaaaccaaatctatgtaaaactctgtaaagaaaattcttcagcatccacgcttatcactattgcttcaattttatttttttttatatgaTCCCCacaatgtgaagtgtccttcgtatattgtcttgtgtttggcgttgtcgtataaaacctgtctgatcattatgtatcagtgtgggtagaaactcctctaattgtttggccatgatggaggtaaataatttataatctacattaagaacggatattggtctaaatgacccgcatttcattttatccttgccttcttttgatatagctgagattatcgcttccttccaactgggtggcatttgtgccttttttaaagcccagttcagtgtggggagtaaaacaggaatttatctcatttttaaattctttgtaccattctgtagtatacccatctgatcctggtgacttgcttaatttaagcctactaattgcagcttttaattcaacttcagttatgtcagcagtcatcgttctattttgttcttcgcttaaactAGGTAACTCTAGAGAACTCAAggtggtgtcaatttgggttatgcttccccctggagctttggaatatagagttttgtaaaacacttcaaaagcttcttgaatttcacttagcttaatttttatcattttcgttcttgggtccctaattctatgaattgtattttctgctatttttttttcagtttccacgccagtattttcatagattt
It contains:
- the eme1 gene encoding uncharacterized protein eme1 isoform X2, encoding MLWCNDSENEASDTNLDDSTKLPAINFTGVQSCTISDGPLDFKCGTPKRAALINVGGSDFRSCDLALSNEVECCQLDPSHSSACLSNEVVTSESDDEEILEIPLSKRLKIKLAEKMFDKPNCTISNSSQENYSQVHGRLQCSQIDPKIKLADVIELKDQTREPSLIRQRAVPSRSTWSISDSDDELCVLQPVKSCEPYSNSNQSCINDLASCKDLLSAGSNHKKKAKQTSSEMGRAKQEALKKCQERELKRAEKENIRRQQEEEKATRKMLAGIEKMLRPGECLKHIQVSIDPGLLQIEGGGQLLSTLQAMEVSCVIENQTIPHSVVWRRRQSYVVEQQKNEVTDWTDELHVIIHIPPEEFVSMVHVYKQELEGAATEGQETLEIFAVNILQQCAGKVPCLVIVDLEKHFRRARDNKGLSVYLENDGSRGVKVDRSGKGLLTIWKKQIQQLNRVSSEMADAIVSAYPSPWSLTQAYQECTSEQEKEKLLADILVRRGEGTTSTTRRIGLELSKRVYLLMNSLEPESFLE